A stretch of DNA from Aspergillus flavus chromosome 3, complete sequence:
TTTACTCGCATCGGAACCGCCTCCTTTTCCAGTACTAGTATACATCAATTCAAAAAAGCCATGTCCCCATCAAACGATGCGACCAGCGCGGGCTCGGATCCTAGACCggtgttcttctttgacaTAGATAACTGTGTATGCGGTCATACAATTCTTCAACTTTTCTACCTTCTAAACTAACGTGCGATGCGTACAGCTTTACTCTAGAAGTACGGAAGTCCCCCCATTGGCGGGGAAGGTGATACTGAATGCTGACGATCGCATATAGAATGTAACATCCACGATGAAATGCAGAAGCTGATTCGTGAGTGGTACTTGCAATTCACACATATGGAGGCGGGACTAACCAAATACCGTTCTATTACAGATCAATTTTTCGTGAAACACCTCTCCCTCAACGGCGAAGACGCTCATATGCTGCACAAGAAATACTACACAGAGTACGGGCTCGCAATTGAAGGTCTCACTCGCCACCACAAAATCGATCCGCTTCAATTCAACAGCGAAGTCGACGATGCGCTGCCGTTGGACAGGATCCTGAAACCCGATCCCCAGCTGCGCAAGCTGCTCGAAGACATCGATAGGAGTAAAGTGAGGTTGTGGCTTCTGACCAACGCATATGTCACTCATGGAAAACGGGTCGTGAAATTGCTGGGAGTGGATGACCAGTTCGAGGGCATCACCTTCTGCGACTACGGGCAGCTCCCTCTGGTCTGCAAGCCAACACAGGAGATGTACGCTAAGGCGGAGAGGGAGGCAAATGTCCCGAGTACAGCAGAACGCTATTTTGTCGGTATGTATTCCATGGTCTAGGAGTAAGGTTTGTATACAGCACTGACTCGCTCTTGTAGATGACTCCGGTTTGAACTGCAAGCACGCCGCGGCTCGCGGCTGGCAGACGGCCCACCTCGTTGAGCCAGGGCTTCCTTTGCCTGATGCCCCGGTGTCGCAATATATGATCCGGAACCTGGAAGAACTGAGGACATGCTTCCCACACTTATTCAAGACTTCGAACTGAA
This window harbors:
- a CDS encoding haloacid dehalogenase-like hydrolase (pyrimidine 5'); its protein translation is MSHFFSRSLLSRSSRACYLSPRPQNLSPSLFTRIGTASFSSTSIHQFKKAMSPSNDATSAGSDPRPVFFFDIDNCLYSRKCNIHDEMQKLIHQFFVKHLSLNGEDAHMLHKKYYTEYGLAIEGLTRHHKIDPLQFNSEVDDALPLDRILKPDPQLRKLLEDIDRSKVRLWLLTNAYVTHGKRVVKLLGVDDQFEGITFCDYGQLPLVCKPTQEMYAKAEREANVPSTAERYFVDDSGLNCKHAAARGWQTAHLVEPGLPLPDAPVSQYMIRNLEELRTCFPHLFKTSN